In one window of Lynx canadensis isolate LIC74 chromosome B3, mLynCan4.pri.v2, whole genome shotgun sequence DNA:
- the NKX2-8 gene encoding homeobox protein Nkx-2.8, with translation MATSGRLSFTVRSLLDLPEQDAQHLRRHEPELCAPQPGPCATWLESERGHYPSSDESSPETSPPDSSQRPSARPVSPGSDAEKRKKRRVLFSKAQTLELERRFRQQRYLSAPEREQLARLLRLTPTQVKIWFQNHRYKLKRARAPGAPGAAESPDLAAAAELRAAPGVLRRVVVPVLVRDGQPCGGSGEMGTASAQDKSGASPAAACPLPGYAAFGPCSALGLFPAYQHLAPPALVSWNW, from the exons ATGGCCACCTCTGGACGCCTGAGCTTCACCGTGCGCAGCCTCCTGGATTTACCCGAACAGGACGCGCAGCACCTGCGGAGGCACGAGCCGGAGCTATGCGCTCCCCAACCCGGCCCCTGCGCCACCTGGTTGGAATCCGAGCGCGGCCACTACCCCT CCTCGGACGAGAGCAGCCCAGAGACCAGCCCACCCGACTCGTCGCAGCGGCCGTCCGCTCGGCCGGTGTCTCCTGGCTCAGAcgctgaaaagagaaagaagcgtCGGGTGCTGTTCTCCAAGGCGCAAACGCTGGAGTTGGAGCGGCGCTTCCGGCAGCAGCGCTACCTGTCGGCGCCCGAGCGCGAGCAGCTGGCGCGCCTGCTTCGCCTCACGCCCACACAGGTCAAAATCTGGTTCCAGAACCATCGCTACAAGCTGAAGCGCGCGCGCGCACCGGGCGCGCCGGGGGCAGCGGAGTCGCCTGACCTGGCAGCAGCTGCGGAGCTGCGCGCCGCACCCGGCGTGCTGCGCCGCGTGGTGGTCCCAGTGCTGGTGCGCGACGGTCAGCCGTGTGGCGGCAGCGGCGAGATGGGCACGGCCTCCGCCCAGGACAAGAGCGGCGCGTCCCCAGCCGCTGCCTGCCCTCTGCCGGGCTACGCCGCCTTCGGGCCCTGCTCGGCTCTTGGCCTGTTCCCCGCCTACCAGCACTTAGCGCCCCCAGCCCTGGTCTCCTGGAACTGGTGA